Proteins from one Microbacterium sp. Root553 genomic window:
- a CDS encoding TetR/AcrR family transcriptional regulator, translating to MSTTTSGTPNPATNGATRRGRGRRPAEDVRADVLRTVGEILLDEGLADLTFERVARQAGVSKTTLYKWWPSAGALALEGYFHSVEVTLTFPDTGEIRTDITTQLRSFVTLMTTTPAGRLLAELIGQSQTDQDLAADYRRLYSSHRRRLAADRFTIAQEAGQIRAGIDVQVLVDQLWGAVYHRLLIPDEPVTDAFAIALVDNLFDGITAP from the coding sequence ATGAGCACCACCACCAGCGGCACTCCGAACCCGGCAACCAACGGAGCAACTCGCCGCGGCCGGGGCCGACGCCCCGCCGAAGACGTCCGCGCTGATGTCCTCCGCACCGTGGGGGAAATCCTGCTCGACGAAGGCCTCGCCGACCTCACGTTCGAACGCGTCGCACGCCAAGCCGGCGTCAGCAAAACCACCCTCTACAAGTGGTGGCCATCCGCGGGGGCGTTGGCCCTCGAGGGGTATTTCCACAGCGTCGAGGTCACGCTGACATTCCCCGACACCGGCGAGATCCGAACCGACATCACCACCCAACTGCGCAGCTTCGTGACGCTGATGACCACCACCCCGGCCGGTCGACTTCTCGCCGAGCTGATTGGCCAGTCCCAAACCGACCAGGACCTCGCGGCCGACTACCGGCGGCTGTACTCCTCCCACCGCAGACGACTCGCCGCAGACCGCTTCACCATCGCGCAAGAAGCCGGACAGATCAGAGCGGGCATCGACGTCCAAGTCCTCGTCGACCAACTCTGGGGCGCCGTCTACCACCGCCTCCTGATCCCCGACGAACCCGTGACCGATGCGTTCGCCATCGCGCTGGTTGACAACCTCTTCGACGGCATCACAGCCCCCTGA
- a CDS encoding nuclear transport factor 2 family protein has translation MTSTRVPAPIQAFIDATNSADSAAFAATFTPDAFLSDWGREFHGTTGVQAWNRTDNIGVHAHFDLIDITAGPQPQSYTVTLKVSGDGYNGTGPMRFELRGDLIARLIIS, from the coding sequence ATGACCTCCACACGAGTGCCCGCCCCGATCCAGGCCTTCATCGACGCGACCAACTCCGCCGACTCCGCCGCTTTCGCCGCCACGTTCACCCCTGACGCGTTCCTCAGCGACTGGGGCCGCGAATTCCACGGCACGACCGGAGTACAAGCCTGGAACCGCACCGACAACATCGGCGTCCACGCCCACTTCGACCTCATCGACATCACTGCCGGCCCCCAGCCCCAGAGCTACACCGTCACCCTCAAAGTGAGTGGGGACGGGTACAACGGCACCGGCCCGATGCGCTTCGAACTGCGAGGCGACCTCATCGCCCGCCTCATCATAAGCTGA
- a CDS encoding SDR family oxidoreductase yields MSQIIVITGASSGFGALTARALADSGNTVYAGMRATTGRNAPQVQAAADYSAEHGVDLRAIEMDVNSETSVDAAIAQIIADHGRIDVVIHNAGHMVSGPAEAFTPEQLAELYNVNVLSTQRVNRAALPHLRKAGKGLVLWVSSTSVKGGTPPYLSPYFAAKAGMDSLAVSYAAELARWGVETSIVVPGSFTSGTNHFAHAGRPTDTAVEAEYEAKYPGLIEQVAGKLAALAPEGAEASLVSEEIARIVALPAGQRPYRVHIDPANDGSERVSEVADEARREFLGRVGVADLLSIVQ; encoded by the coding sequence ATGAGCCAGATCATCGTCATCACCGGAGCTTCCAGCGGTTTCGGCGCCCTCACCGCCCGCGCACTTGCCGACAGCGGCAACACCGTCTACGCGGGCATGCGCGCCACCACCGGACGGAACGCCCCCCAGGTACAGGCAGCCGCCGACTACTCCGCCGAGCACGGAGTCGACCTTCGCGCCATCGAGATGGACGTCAACTCGGAAACCTCCGTCGACGCCGCAATCGCGCAGATCATCGCCGACCACGGACGCATCGACGTCGTCATCCACAACGCCGGCCACATGGTCTCCGGTCCCGCCGAAGCCTTCACCCCTGAGCAGCTCGCCGAGCTCTACAACGTCAACGTTCTCTCCACCCAGCGCGTCAACCGTGCCGCGCTCCCGCACCTCCGCAAGGCCGGCAAGGGTCTGGTGCTGTGGGTGTCGAGCACGTCGGTCAAGGGTGGCACCCCGCCCTACCTCTCCCCGTACTTTGCAGCGAAGGCGGGCATGGATTCCCTCGCGGTCTCCTATGCCGCGGAGCTCGCCCGCTGGGGCGTGGAGACCTCGATCGTGGTGCCGGGTTCGTTCACCAGCGGAACCAACCACTTCGCTCACGCCGGACGCCCCACCGATACGGCGGTGGAGGCCGAGTACGAGGCGAAGTACCCCGGTCTCATCGAACAGGTCGCCGGCAAGCTCGCCGCCCTCGCGCCGGAAGGCGCGGAAGCGTCGCTCGTGTCCGAGGAGATCGCTCGCATCGTTGCCTTGCCCGCCGGGCAGCGGCCGTACCGCGTGCACATCGACCCCGCGAACGATGGCTCTGAGCGGGTCTCCGAGGTTGCTGACGAAGCACGCCGGGAATTCCTCGGCCGCGTCGGCGTCGCTGACCTGCTCTCCATCGTCCAGTGA
- a CDS encoding SDR family oxidoreductase produces the protein MSTSSSTGRVALVTGGSGGIGQAVVERLVADGFSVAVHYAGNRVKADTLVESIVAAGGSGIAVGGDVADENAMQTAFDQVEAAFGGIDVVVNTAGIMILTPIATLGLDDLDRMHRTNIRGTFVVSQQAARRVRAGGAIVNFSTTVTRTSFPGYGAYVASKAAVEAMTPVLARELRGKDITVNTVAPGPTATPLFLDGKDEQTIQNLSKAAPLERLGTPNDIAETVAFLAGPARWVNGQVLFVNGGLA, from the coding sequence ATGAGCACATCATCAAGCACCGGCCGCGTCGCACTTGTGACAGGTGGGTCGGGCGGCATCGGTCAGGCCGTCGTGGAACGTCTGGTCGCGGACGGCTTCTCGGTCGCCGTGCACTACGCGGGGAACCGGGTGAAGGCGGACACCCTGGTCGAGAGCATCGTCGCCGCGGGTGGGTCGGGGATCGCGGTCGGCGGCGACGTGGCAGACGAGAACGCAATGCAGACCGCGTTCGACCAGGTGGAAGCCGCGTTCGGTGGCATCGATGTGGTGGTGAACACGGCGGGCATCATGATCCTCACCCCGATCGCCACGCTCGGCCTCGACGACCTCGACCGGATGCACCGCACCAACATTCGCGGCACCTTCGTTGTGTCGCAGCAGGCCGCACGCCGGGTCCGTGCAGGCGGCGCGATCGTGAACTTTTCCACCACCGTCACCCGTACCAGCTTCCCCGGCTACGGCGCCTACGTCGCCTCGAAGGCAGCTGTGGAGGCGATGACCCCGGTCCTGGCGCGCGAACTGCGCGGAAAGGACATCACCGTGAATACCGTTGCCCCTGGCCCGACCGCGACGCCGCTGTTCCTCGACGGCAAGGACGAGCAGACCATCCAGAACCTCTCCAAGGCCGCGCCGCTCGAGCGCCTGGGAACCCCGAACGACATCGCTGAGACGGTCGCGTTCCTCGCCGGCCCCGCCCGATGGGTGAACGGCCAGGTCCTCTTCGTCAACGGCGGACTCGCCTAG
- a CDS encoding Fic family protein — MPTSSPSTRIPIDAISSETLDWKPRAPGMFSRAEVVRQTGPFEATVTAPIAHWSPQVPSEDAADVEDATRQLVAFDEHARRTLGTDNPALGPMTAILLRTESASSSQIEQLTTSAKQLALAEIDEGDKANALTVIGNVRAMEAALALSDEISEDSILQMHHALLRHQSGLEQEAGVYRQEQVWIGPGNAGPRQAEFIAPHHDRIPGAIGDLVRFVQRQDISVLVQVAVAHAQFETIHPFVDGNGRTGRALAQSILRNKGLVSSTAVPISAGLLVNTGRYFQALTAFRAGDAAPIIREFAMASRIAASTGTQLVDDLVAQLDESRALLQGVRSDAAVWKVLPALVGQPAVNTKYLMSALGLGEMAALRALDTLTDRGVLTETTGQGRNRVWQHRGIFDVLDGYAEQIRRMTARG, encoded by the coding sequence ATGCCCACGTCTTCGCCCAGCACCCGCATCCCCATCGATGCCATCTCGAGCGAGACCCTGGACTGGAAGCCGCGGGCACCGGGGATGTTCTCACGGGCCGAGGTTGTGCGTCAGACCGGGCCCTTTGAGGCGACGGTCACAGCTCCGATCGCTCATTGGAGCCCGCAGGTCCCGAGCGAAGATGCCGCTGACGTCGAAGACGCCACGCGCCAGCTGGTCGCGTTCGACGAGCATGCGCGGCGCACGTTGGGCACCGACAACCCGGCCCTGGGCCCGATGACCGCGATCCTGCTCCGCACAGAGTCCGCGTCCAGCTCACAGATCGAGCAGCTGACGACGTCGGCGAAGCAGCTCGCTCTCGCCGAGATCGATGAAGGCGACAAGGCCAACGCGCTCACCGTCATCGGGAACGTCCGCGCCATGGAGGCAGCCCTCGCGCTCTCGGACGAGATCTCCGAGGATTCCATCCTGCAGATGCACCACGCTCTGCTGCGCCACCAATCAGGCCTCGAGCAGGAAGCCGGTGTCTACCGCCAAGAACAGGTCTGGATCGGCCCCGGCAACGCCGGCCCCCGCCAGGCGGAGTTCATAGCTCCCCACCACGACCGGATTCCCGGTGCGATCGGTGACCTGGTCAGATTCGTGCAGCGCCAGGACATCTCCGTGCTTGTTCAGGTCGCTGTCGCGCACGCCCAGTTCGAGACCATCCACCCGTTCGTCGACGGCAACGGCCGCACCGGCCGCGCGCTCGCGCAGTCGATCCTGCGCAACAAGGGTCTCGTCAGCTCCACCGCCGTACCGATCTCTGCAGGACTACTCGTGAACACCGGGCGCTACTTCCAGGCGCTGACCGCTTTCCGAGCCGGCGACGCTGCCCCGATCATCCGCGAGTTCGCCATGGCGAGTCGCATCGCCGCGTCCACGGGGACGCAGCTGGTCGACGATCTCGTCGCGCAGCTGGACGAGTCCCGCGCTCTACTCCAGGGCGTCCGCTCCGACGCTGCGGTCTGGAAGGTCCTTCCCGCGCTCGTGGGCCAGCCGGCTGTGAACACGAAGTACCTCATGAGCGCGCTCGGACTCGGCGAGATGGCGGCGCTGCGCGCGCTGGACACACTCACCGATCGCGGGGTGCTCACCGAAACCACCGGCCAAGGACGCAACCGCGTCTGGCAGCACCGCGGGATCTTCGACGTCCTCGACGGATACGCCGAGCAGATCCGCCGGATGACCGCTCGAGGCTAG
- a CDS encoding arsenic resistance protein — protein MRSLVRWWDTHQLALYIGAIAVGAAIGLITPQAAPSLEHSIEPALMLLLFATFLGVPLIEVKRAFRDIRFLGTVLVANFVIVPMLAWGLSRFVVDDRGLLLGVLFVLLTPCIDYVIVFAGLAGGAGARLLAAAPLLMLVQILLLPVFLFLFAGGAVLGVVDIGPFIRAFLLLIVVPLSAAAVVQALARRYRGGRFIEKIMAGAMVPLMMVTLAVVIGSQIAAVGSQITALLRVMPLYIAFVVLAVAIGKLASRVAQLDVSATRAVMFSTATRNSLVVLPLALALPASMSMAPLAIVTQTLVELVAMLVLVRVVPLLAREPRPSLA, from the coding sequence GTGAGATCTCTCGTGCGGTGGTGGGACACTCATCAACTCGCCCTCTACATCGGCGCAATCGCCGTGGGGGCGGCCATCGGGCTGATAACGCCGCAGGCCGCTCCGAGCCTCGAGCACTCGATCGAACCCGCACTGATGTTGCTGTTATTCGCCACTTTCCTCGGCGTCCCGCTTATCGAGGTGAAGCGCGCGTTCCGTGACATCAGGTTTCTGGGCACGGTGCTGGTGGCGAACTTTGTCATTGTGCCGATGCTCGCCTGGGGTCTCTCCCGTTTCGTAGTCGACGACCGGGGACTGCTCCTCGGGGTGTTGTTCGTCCTGCTGACCCCGTGCATCGATTACGTCATCGTGTTCGCTGGTCTCGCGGGTGGTGCTGGCGCGCGACTGCTCGCAGCCGCACCGCTGCTGATGTTGGTCCAGATCCTGCTGCTCCCGGTGTTCCTGTTCCTCTTCGCCGGCGGCGCTGTGCTCGGTGTGGTTGACATCGGCCCATTCATCCGGGCATTCCTGTTGCTGATCGTGGTCCCACTCTCTGCAGCAGCGGTTGTGCAGGCTCTTGCGCGTCGTTATCGGGGAGGGCGGTTTATCGAGAAGATCATGGCGGGTGCGATGGTGCCGCTGATGATGGTGACCCTCGCCGTAGTCATCGGTTCCCAGATCGCCGCCGTTGGATCGCAGATCACCGCGCTCCTGCGTGTAATGCCGCTGTACATCGCATTCGTCGTCCTCGCCGTCGCGATCGGGAAGCTCGCCAGCCGCGTCGCACAACTAGACGTTTCCGCCACCCGCGCGGTGATGTTCTCCACCGCGACGCGCAACTCGCTCGTCGTCCTACCGCTCGCTCTCGCCCTTCCCGCCTCGATGAGCATGGCCCCGCTCGCGATAGTCACGCAAACCCTTGTCGAGCTGGTCGCGATGCTCGTCCTCGTCCGCGTGGTCCCCCTTCTCGCGCGCGAACCACGGCCGAGCCTCGCCTAG
- a CDS encoding signal peptidase II encodes MTSSRTEARPPAARKLSSARRWQLTGGTLLIAVVVVLIDQGTKVLAEATLTERERIPLIGDLLGLQLAYNPGAAFSFGEGFTWVFALLAVAATVTAIVFAFRVQRPAWAIVIGALGGAAASHAGDRLFRDPGFARGHVVDFLAYGNWFIGNLADIVIFAAAITGAVFMIRADEESTE; translated from the coding sequence ATGACCTCCTCCCGGACAGAGGCTCGCCCGCCCGCTGCGCGCAAGCTGTCGTCGGCACGGCGGTGGCAGCTCACTGGTGGAACGCTCCTGATCGCCGTGGTTGTCGTGCTGATTGATCAGGGAACCAAGGTGTTGGCCGAAGCGACCCTCACCGAGCGCGAGCGCATCCCGCTGATCGGTGACCTCCTGGGTTTGCAGCTCGCCTATAACCCCGGAGCGGCATTCTCGTTCGGGGAAGGCTTCACCTGGGTATTCGCGCTGCTCGCTGTCGCCGCCACCGTCACAGCGATCGTGTTCGCGTTCCGAGTGCAACGCCCGGCGTGGGCGATCGTGATCGGCGCTCTCGGTGGCGCTGCCGCCTCACACGCAGGCGACCGCCTCTTCCGCGACCCCGGATTCGCCCGTGGACACGTCGTGGACTTCCTCGCCTACGGGAACTGGTTCATCGGCAACCTCGCCGACATCGTGATCTTCGCCGCAGCGATCACCGGAGCAGTTTTCATGATCCGCGCAGACGAGGAGAGCACCGAGTGA
- a CDS encoding cadmium resistance transporter, whose product MLATIGSAIGLFAATNIDDIVVLTVLFLASSRGKPRPWQIIAGQYLGFITLVVISVIAALGLTIVPDEWVGFLGLIPLGIGVWTLIRGLRRNGDNDDDDSKITAVGLWGVAGITIANGADNISLYTPIFRTSTPVDVAIMIVVFLILVAVWCAAGRLIGTNKAVTEALERVEHWLVPAVFIGLGLFILIESGVIVRLIEVLA is encoded by the coding sequence ATGCTCGCCACCATCGGTTCAGCGATCGGCCTTTTTGCGGCGACGAACATCGACGACATCGTCGTGCTCACCGTGCTGTTCCTCGCCTCCAGTCGAGGGAAACCCCGCCCGTGGCAGATCATCGCAGGCCAGTATCTCGGGTTCATCACCCTGGTCGTGATCAGTGTGATAGCCGCGCTCGGGCTCACGATCGTTCCGGACGAATGGGTCGGGTTCCTGGGTCTGATCCCGCTCGGCATCGGCGTGTGGACGCTCATTCGCGGCTTGCGCCGCAACGGCGACAATGACGACGACGACTCCAAGATCACCGCGGTCGGACTATGGGGCGTCGCAGGGATCACGATCGCCAACGGGGCCGACAATATCTCCCTCTACACGCCAATCTTCCGCACCAGCACCCCAGTCGACGTCGCGATCATGATCGTCGTGTTCCTCATCCTCGTCGCGGTCTGGTGTGCGGCCGGTCGGCTCATCGGCACCAACAAGGCAGTCACCGAAGCGCTGGAGCGCGTCGAGCACTGGCTGGTACCGGCAGTGTTCATCGGCCTGGGCCTGTTCATCCTGATCGAATCTGGGGTCATCGTCCGTCTGATCGAGGTCCTCGCATGA
- a CDS encoding heavy metal translocating P-type ATPase, whose amino-acid sequence MSAACGCEHESAAPAGEEHEEAERPWWRDRGIMVPVLSGVAFLVGLILEWSGLEIPALVLFWAGLLLGASTFTPGAIRKLFKGKLGIGLLMTISAIGAVVLGYVEEAAALAFLYSIAEALEDKAMDRARGGLRALLKLVPETATVLQGGNAVQVQARELMVGQVMVVRPGERIATDGIVRSGRSSLDTSAITGESIPVEVQPGDVVSAGAINSAGALEVETTAAGTDNSLTTIVELVEKAQTEKGERARLADRIARPLVPGVLILAALVAIIGSLLGDPEVWITRALVVLVAASPCALAISVPLTVVAAIGAASKFGVIIKSGAVFERFGTVRHVAVDKTGTLTRNEPVVTAVLTTNGVTEVQALAWAAALEQHSTHPLASAITAAASGTPAAADVTEQAGHGIDGTVDGSRITVGSPRWLDAGDLVERVATLEEQGMTVVIVHRDGSPVAAIGVRDELRPEVSDVVRTLTGQGVGVTMLTGDNARTARALAAQAGISAVRAELRPEDKATAIAELSKAGPVAMIGDGINDAPALASADVGIAMGATGSDAAIESADVAFTGHDLRLIPRAFDHARRGRRIINQNIILSLLIITALLPLALFGVLGLAAVVLVHEVAEVIVILNGLRAARTPRLES is encoded by the coding sequence GTGAGCGCGGCGTGCGGCTGCGAGCACGAGTCCGCCGCCCCGGCGGGAGAGGAACACGAAGAGGCTGAGCGGCCGTGGTGGAGGGACCGCGGGATCATGGTGCCGGTCCTTTCCGGCGTTGCGTTCCTCGTCGGCCTGATCCTCGAGTGGTCCGGCCTCGAGATTCCGGCGCTCGTGCTGTTCTGGGCCGGTCTGCTGCTGGGTGCGTCGACGTTCACGCCTGGCGCGATACGAAAGCTGTTCAAGGGCAAGCTCGGCATCGGACTGCTGATGACCATCAGCGCCATCGGTGCAGTCGTCCTCGGATACGTCGAGGAGGCCGCGGCTCTGGCGTTCCTGTACTCGATCGCTGAGGCGCTCGAAGACAAGGCGATGGACCGGGCCCGCGGGGGGCTACGGGCGCTCCTGAAGCTCGTCCCGGAAACAGCGACCGTGCTGCAGGGCGGCAACGCTGTGCAGGTGCAAGCGAGAGAGCTTATGGTCGGTCAGGTCATGGTGGTCCGCCCGGGCGAGCGGATCGCAACGGATGGGATCGTCCGCTCCGGTCGCTCCAGCCTGGACACCTCGGCGATCACTGGGGAGTCGATCCCGGTCGAGGTCCAGCCTGGCGATGTTGTGTCGGCCGGCGCGATCAACAGCGCCGGCGCGCTGGAGGTCGAAACGACGGCTGCGGGCACCGACAACTCGCTCACCACGATCGTCGAACTGGTAGAGAAAGCACAGACCGAGAAGGGCGAGCGTGCTCGTCTCGCGGACAGGATCGCCCGCCCGCTGGTGCCCGGCGTGCTGATCCTCGCAGCGCTTGTCGCGATCATCGGTTCGCTGCTGGGCGACCCCGAGGTGTGGATCACCCGCGCGCTCGTCGTGCTCGTCGCGGCCTCCCCGTGTGCGCTGGCGATCTCGGTGCCGCTGACGGTCGTCGCTGCGATCGGTGCGGCGAGCAAGTTCGGTGTGATCATCAAGTCCGGCGCCGTTTTCGAGCGCTTCGGGACGGTCCGGCACGTCGCCGTCGACAAGACCGGAACCCTCACCCGCAACGAGCCCGTGGTCACCGCCGTGCTCACCACGAACGGTGTAACCGAGGTCCAGGCGTTGGCGTGGGCGGCTGCCCTGGAGCAGCACAGCACACATCCTCTTGCCTCAGCAATCACCGCCGCAGCCTCGGGGACACCGGCAGCTGCAGATGTGACCGAGCAGGCCGGCCACGGTATTGACGGCACCGTCGACGGATCGAGAATCACCGTCGGCAGTCCCCGCTGGCTGGACGCCGGCGACCTCGTCGAGCGGGTCGCAACGCTGGAAGAGCAGGGCATGACCGTCGTCATCGTGCACCGCGACGGGTCACCGGTCGCCGCGATCGGCGTCCGTGACGAGCTGCGCCCTGAAGTCTCTGACGTAGTCCGGACACTCACCGGCCAGGGCGTCGGCGTGACGATGCTCACCGGCGACAACGCCCGGACCGCTCGTGCTCTGGCTGCGCAGGCCGGGATCAGCGCCGTGCGAGCGGAGCTGCGCCCGGAGGACAAGGCGACCGCGATCGCAGAACTGTCGAAGGCAGGACCGGTCGCGATGATCGGCGACGGCATCAACGATGCCCCGGCCCTCGCTAGCGCAGACGTCGGCATCGCGATGGGCGCGACAGGCTCCGACGCAGCGATCGAATCCGCCGACGTGGCCTTCACCGGCCATGATCTGCGCCTCATCCCGCGGGCGTTCGATCACGCCCGGCGCGGTCGACGGATCATCAACCAGAACATCATCCTGTCGCTGCTGATCATCACCGCCCTGCTCCCGCTCGCGCTCTTCGGCGTCCTGGGGCTCGCGGCTGTCGTCCTGGTCCACGAGGTCGCGGAGGTCATCGTGATCCTCAACGGCCTGCGTGCCGCCCGCACGCCACGACTGGAAAGCTGA
- the cmtR gene encoding Cd(II)/Pb(II)-sensing metalloregulatory transcriptional regulator CmtR yields MLTIASRLDVMNRLGRAMADPTRSRILMTLLGGPSYPAVLSRELELTRSNVSNHLTCLRDCGIVVAEPEGRQTRYEIADPHLAAALLALVDVTLAVDEHAPCVDSACTVPGCCGAGADA; encoded by the coding sequence ATGCTGACCATTGCTTCTCGTCTCGACGTCATGAACCGGCTCGGCCGCGCCATGGCTGATCCTACGCGTTCTCGGATTCTCATGACTCTGCTCGGTGGCCCGAGCTACCCCGCAGTCCTGTCCCGTGAGCTAGAGCTGACGCGCTCCAACGTGTCGAACCATCTCACCTGCCTGCGTGACTGCGGGATCGTTGTCGCCGAGCCTGAGGGCCGGCAAACCCGCTACGAGATCGCCGACCCTCATCTCGCCGCGGCCCTCCTCGCGCTTGTGGATGTGACGCTGGCTGTGGACGAGCACGCGCCGTGTGTGGACTCGGCCTGCACGGTGCCGGGCTGCTGCGGAGCAGGGGCTGACGCGTGA
- a CDS encoding acyltransferase family protein has product MSRLLVPDALRGFAIVAMLIAHAAPFVPNAPWAVQFVTANFSSVASPLFALVMGMSAELVWRRGGAAGVTLLQQALRGLFLIVLGVWMATWGSWLAVILSYLGLLIILGAPLLLLRSSVVIAATAVLVLASQPLLSVARTWIWVYTAPPPVREVTTWMFLGPQYRVVNLLPVFLIGALLIRHGLKRDRLLWIMAAVALLAYLAWGFGQRFGTVLSGDYLDSLRDIGLVFAVYVCVVLGATVRREHAERFWGAVFVPLCACGQVALSLYLLHGGLIALWSNAYGRPAENFYLGWLVIVPGMIGAGWVWWRLVGTGPVDG; this is encoded by the coding sequence ATGAGCCGTCTTCTGGTTCCGGACGCGCTCCGCGGGTTCGCGATTGTCGCGATGCTCATCGCGCACGCTGCTCCGTTCGTGCCGAACGCACCGTGGGCGGTGCAATTCGTCACGGCGAACTTCAGTAGTGTCGCGTCGCCGCTCTTCGCACTCGTCATGGGCATGTCGGCGGAGCTTGTGTGGAGACGCGGCGGCGCTGCGGGGGTGACGTTGCTGCAACAGGCTCTGCGTGGCCTGTTCCTCATCGTCCTGGGTGTGTGGATGGCCACGTGGGGCTCCTGGCTGGCGGTCATCCTGAGCTATCTCGGGCTGCTCATCATCCTCGGCGCGCCCCTTCTACTCCTGCGCAGCTCGGTCGTGATCGCCGCGACAGCGGTCCTTGTCCTGGCCAGTCAGCCATTGCTGAGCGTCGCACGCACCTGGATTTGGGTCTACACCGCGCCGCCGCCCGTGCGTGAGGTCACGACCTGGATGTTCCTGGGCCCTCAGTATCGGGTGGTCAACCTGTTGCCGGTGTTCCTCATCGGTGCCCTGTTGATCCGTCACGGCTTGAAACGCGATCGCTTGTTGTGGATCATGGCGGCTGTGGCGCTGTTGGCGTATCTTGCCTGGGGTTTCGGGCAGCGCTTCGGCACGGTGTTATCGGGGGACTACCTGGACTCTCTGAGGGATATTGGCTTGGTGTTCGCCGTCTACGTCTGCGTTGTGCTGGGGGCTACGGTGAGGCGGGAGCATGCAGAGCGTTTTTGGGGTGCTGTCTTTGTTCCCCTGTGCGCGTGCGGTCAGGTGGCGTTGTCCCTGTACTTGCTGCACGGCGGTCTCATCGCACTCTGGAGTAACGCGTATGGCCGCCCTGCCGAGAACTTCTACTTGGGATGGCTGGTGATCGTTCCGGGCATGATCGGGGCGGGTTGGGTGTGGTGGCGGTTAGTTGGAACTGGTCCAGTTGATGGGTGA
- a CDS encoding DsbA family protein: MKSSVKAVLVTVALAVVLLVVALVFVLVNQNRAAAPETGTADGPQVVRENSHVLDDGGEGAVTVVEFLDFECEACGAFYPLVEDLRGKFDGEITYVIRYFPLPGHLNSKNAAIAAEAAAQQGRLEDMYHRLFETQPQWGEAQESRADLFRGFAEELGLDMAAFDDAVADPATAERVQFDLDEGEQLGVSSTPSFFIDGEPVVLETWTDLEDSIEAAVNGAE; the protein is encoded by the coding sequence ATGAAATCTTCCGTGAAAGCGGTACTTGTCACCGTTGCTCTCGCCGTGGTGTTGCTGGTCGTCGCGCTGGTCTTCGTCCTTGTCAATCAGAATCGAGCTGCCGCACCCGAGACGGGGACCGCTGACGGTCCACAGGTCGTCCGTGAGAACTCGCATGTCCTCGATGACGGAGGGGAAGGGGCGGTGACGGTTGTCGAATTCCTCGATTTCGAGTGCGAGGCCTGCGGTGCGTTTTATCCCCTCGTCGAGGATCTCCGCGGCAAGTTCGATGGCGAGATCACGTACGTGATCCGCTACTTCCCGCTGCCTGGTCACCTCAACTCGAAGAACGCCGCAATCGCTGCCGAAGCCGCAGCGCAGCAGGGGCGGCTGGAAGACATGTATCACCGCCTGTTCGAGACGCAGCCTCAATGGGGTGAGGCTCAAGAGTCTCGTGCGGACCTGTTCCGGGGGTTTGCGGAGGAACTCGGATTGGACATGGCCGCGTTCGATGATGCGGTCGCTGATCCGGCGACAGCAGAACGGGTCCAGTTCGATCTCGACGAGGGTGAGCAGCTCGGTGTCAGCAGTACCCCCTCGTTCTTCATCGATGGAGAGCCTGTCGTGCTGGAAACGTGGACCGACCTGGAGGACAGCATTGAAGCCGCGGTGAACGGTGCTGAATGA